The genomic window AGTTGCGACAGACAATCGAAATAATGAAGTACGGTTTGCGTCTAAACGAGTGACCGTATCACTCTAAGCCTAAACATTAAAAAATATTGACATGGCGCAAAACTACTGGCTCCAACCAGAACAACCGGCTCCGCTGCCAAAGGTCAACACGCCCATTCGTCAAGTCTTAGAACAACCCTTAGAACAACTGCGTCGCCAACATCAACTCATTCTGAATGCCGTTGGTGAGGGCATTTATGGTCTTGATCTCGATGGTTATGTCACCTTCGTCAATCCTGCTGCCGCCGCCATGATCAATTGGCCAATGGAAGACCTGATTGGTAAATCCATGCATACGGTCATGCACCATTCCCATGTTGACGGGAGCCACTATCCGCGTGAAGCCTGCCCGATTTATGCGGCCTTCCAAGATGGCAGTATCCGCCGCATCACCCACGAGGTATTTTGGCGCAAAGATGGCACGAGTTTTCCGGTCGAATATATCAGCACGCCGATGCACGATGAAGCCGGACAGCTAATTGGGGCCGTCGTCACCTTTCGGGACATTACCCAACGACGCTGGGCGGAAGATGTGTTGCAGCGCACCAATGAAGAACTGGAGCAAAAAGTCCAAAAACGCACCGCCAAACTCCGCCAAGCCAACGAGCAGCTCCGCGAACTCAGTGACATGCGATCGCGCTTTGTCTCGATGGTCTGCCACGAATTCCGCAATCCCCTGAACAACATCATCCTTTCCGTTTCCTCACTCAATCGCTACGATAGCCAACTGCAACCCGCCGAAAAAGCCGACTACCTGCTGAATATTCAAGCCAATGTCGATCGGATGACCGCGATGATCGACGACATTTTAGTGATCGGCAAGATCGAGGCCAAAGTGCTCGATATTCATCCGACCCAATTTGAGTTAGTGGCGTTTTGTCGCCACCTGATCGACGAACCGGAATATCAACGCCCCCAGCGACCGGTCGAATTCGCCTGTCGCAGTCGCCAAATCATGGCCAATCTCGATCAACAATTACTGCGATCGATTCTGAGTAATCTCCTGTCCAACGCCATTCGCTATACCCCCGACGAAAATCCGATTCACATCAAACTGGCCAAGCGTCAGAATCAAATCATCCTGCAAGTCCAAGACCAAGGCATCGGCATTTGCCCAGCCGATCGGCGTGATCTATTTGAACCCTTTCACCGAGGCCGCAACGTCAGCAATATTCCCGGCACCGGACTCGGTCTAAGTATTGTTAAACAATTTGTTGACCTGCTGCACGGAACCATTGAATTCAGTAGCCAATTAGGCACTGGCACGACCTTTATTGTCCGTTTACCGCTAACTTATTTAGCAATTTAACACCATAATGAAAATTCCTAAGATACAACTCAATCAACATTGGCATAGTCATCTATCTGATTACATCACAAAAACAAGTTGGTCACCGGATGGAACGCATTTAGCAGCAAGTTCGGCATCAGGAGAAGTAGCACTATATAAATCATTAACGGAAGTAATAATTCTCAGATCGGCGGATGAAAATGCGATCAACAGTCTTAGCTTTTCTGCCAATGGTCAGTTTCTCGCAGTCGGCGGCCAGTCCGGTGAAGTTATCGTTTGGGATATTCATACACCAAATTGCCCGATCGTGTTGCATCGCTCTCATCCGGGCAAATGGATTGACCA from Romeriopsis navalis LEGE 11480 includes these protein-coding regions:
- a CDS encoding PAS domain-containing sensor histidine kinase, translated to MAQNYWLQPEQPAPLPKVNTPIRQVLEQPLEQLRRQHQLILNAVGEGIYGLDLDGYVTFVNPAAAAMINWPMEDLIGKSMHTVMHHSHVDGSHYPREACPIYAAFQDGSIRRITHEVFWRKDGTSFPVEYISTPMHDEAGQLIGAVVTFRDITQRRWAEDVLQRTNEELEQKVQKRTAKLRQANEQLRELSDMRSRFVSMVCHEFRNPLNNIILSVSSLNRYDSQLQPAEKADYLLNIQANVDRMTAMIDDILVIGKIEAKVLDIHPTQFELVAFCRHLIDEPEYQRPQRPVEFACRSRQIMANLDQQLLRSILSNLLSNAIRYTPDENPIHIKLAKRQNQIILQVQDQGIGICPADRRDLFEPFHRGRNVSNIPGTGLGLSIVKQFVDLLHGTIEFSSQLGTGTTFIVRLPLTYLAI